From the Acidovorax sp. NCPPB 3576 genome, the window GGCCGCCGATACAGCGAGTTGATGGGCGATACTTTGCTAAAAATAATGTCGATGGGAAAAGCACTTCCTAACGTATTGGCCTACGGTGGATGGAGTGATGGCGCTGATCCAGAAGGGTCCGCCATTGAATCAGGATATACGGACACCAACGGTGTGATATCCAGACCGATGCAAATATGGGGTGAGAAAGCCACCTATTTCAGTTCAAGCCACGCTCGCTCACATTTAATGTGCGGCTACGGGCTATCCCCTTGGGAGCAGGGACGGGCATGCTACGTTCTGCTTTGGGAAGGCTACTTGGGCGCCTGGTACTTCATCAATGAAAAAGTCGAGATTAAAAAGATCTGCGATGTCATGACATATCCTGGGGTTAGATATGCATTTCTTTTCGGGCTAGCCGATCCTGATTTCAATCTGAAGCCTGGCTCAGTGAGACTCAGCGATGCAGGAAAACTGATGGCAATTGCCTCCTACGCTACGTCCGGGGACACGGACGAAGACGGAAAACAAGTCATCCGCCAAATTCTGTCGAGCGGCAATATCAAAGATATTATTAATAAAAATTCACTTAAAACAAGCAAATATTACAACTGCGGAGTAATGAACCCTGAGTTCGCAAACTTAGCGAAGACCATGTCAGACTCGATATATTCAAGATTCGAGGATTGTGCAAAATCTTTGATCCACCAATACGGCAGGCATCCATTAATTATTGTAGGCGGATGCGGATTGAACTGCGAATGGAACTCAAAATGGTCAGAAAGCCATCTATTCGAAGATGTTTTTATTCCTCCCTGTGCAAATGACAGCGGATCAGCAATCGGAACAGCGATTGACGCTCAATACTTTTTAACCGGCCATGCAAAACTAAAATGGAAAGTTTATTCAGGAGATTTACCGAATGAAGACACGAACGACTTTTCAGATTGGGACGTACAATCTTATTCCGCAAAGGAGGTAGCAAAATTTCTGGCCGAAGGGCTGATATTAGGATGGATGCGAGGTCAGTATGAAATGGGTCCAAGAGCACTGGGCGCACGATCCATCCTCGCATCCCCTTTAACTTCAGAGATGCTGAAAAAATTGAACGAAATAAAAAGAAGAGAAAATTACCGGCCAATTGCACCAATATGCTTAGATACAGAAATGGAGGAGCTTTTTGGATCAAGCCTCCCCAGTCCATATATGCTGCTCTTCAAAACGGTTAATTCCCGGAAGATTCCAGCAGTCACCCACGTCGACAACTCGGCCAGGCCCCAGTCGGTTTCCCAAGAGGGCAACCCTGAACTATTCCAACTGCTTGTAGAATTCAAGAAAAATACCGGGGTAGGCGCCTTATGCAACACTTCGCTGAATTTCAATGGCAGTGGCTTTCTGAATCGCTTAAGTGACTTAATGAAATTCTCGATAGAACACGGGTTAGATG encodes:
- a CDS encoding carbamoyltransferase C-terminal domain-containing protein is translated as MTASDLCILGIKTGHDGSVALIQNGELIFSLESEKDNGRRYSELMGDTLLKIMSMGKALPNVLAYGGWSDGADPEGSAIESGYTDTNGVISRPMQIWGEKATYFSSSHARSHLMCGYGLSPWEQGRACYVLLWEGYLGAWYFINEKVEIKKICDVMTYPGVRYAFLFGLADPDFNLKPGSVRLSDAGKLMAIASYATSGDTDEDGKQVIRQILSSGNIKDIINKNSLKTSKYYNCGVMNPEFANLAKTMSDSIYSRFEDCAKSLIHQYGRHPLIIVGGCGLNCEWNSKWSESHLFEDVFIPPCANDSGSAIGTAIDAQYFLTGHAKLKWKVYSGDLPNEDTNDFSDWDVQSYSAKEVAKFLAEGLILGWMRGQYEMGPRALGARSILASPLTSEMLKKLNEIKRRENYRPIAPICLDTEMEELFGSSLPSPYMLLFKTVNSRKIPAVTHVDNSARPQSVSQEGNPELFQLLVEFKKNTGVGALCNTSLNFNGSGFLNRLSDLMKFSIEHGLDGFVFEDRVFMKKTIKHQHGKI